GCGCAGTGATGCTTCCGGCAGTTGGTGGCCAGTAGGACGTTTTGATAACACGGCGCTTGGACGACCGGTCTTTGAAACAACCACATTGTTCAGCCCCGGAGGATATGGGGCCTTGAACGGGACCGTACTCTACCGTAATGAATGGCCCTGGCTATGGGATCATGCTCAACAGTCCGGCATGTTAAGAACGGAGTCTGCGCGCGTTGGATATGAAGGCGGCTGGACCAGTGGGGATGGTGTTTCCACCTTTAGAGGGCCAGAAGGGCGTGGAGAGTTTTTGCGTGTACTTGATGAAAGTCGTGGAGTGAATCCTGGTCGAGTTGCAGGTTCCAGAGAGACCGACACATTGCAGGAGCATGGTCATGCTCTGCTCAATCAAAGCAAAGGTACGACTAGCACAACCCTCAATTCAGGTAACCAGATGAATGCAAACATTGCTGAGATTGGAGTGAATGCAGGGGCTTCGACTAATCGATGGGTGGTTGTTGAAGGAATGATCGGTGGTCGCTCTTCCAATGAGACCCGCCCACTGAACATCGCCTATCCAGGTCGGATCAAGGTTATTTGAGGGCGCTATGGTTAATTATCTGATTGATGATGTTCAGGCATTGATTGGGCCTGTAGTGTTTCCAGTCATACCGGGATTAGGTGCATTGCAACCCAGCAACTCCATTGCATTTGTTGATGTTTTGGAAACACCTGCTGTTGGTTTCATATGGGCTTTGGTTGAGGGGGAGGTGACGCAGGTGCCTGACAGGAGAGGCACTGTTTATCGGGTCGACACAGGCGCCAGTGAACAGTGGGTGGCGTTAGGTGAGCTACCGGCGGGACTGACAGAGCAGGTCTGGCCTGGTGCATTTCATGTATGGGGCGACGGTGCTTGGCAGTTTGATGAATCGGCAAAACGTGACAGTGAAGCAGCAATGGTTTTGGCGGATCGAGATAGTTATTTACGCGATGCCGTGTTGCGCATTGCTCCGCTGCAATATGCAGTCGACCTGGGCGATGCCACGCAACAAGAGCAATCGACACTGCAGGGCTGGAAACGCTATTGCGTTGCGTTGAGTCGCATCGAACAACAAGTCGGTTTTCCCTTTGAGGTGGAGTGGCCGATATTGGCGATTGCTGAACCCAAGGAGCCGACGAAGTCGTTGCTCTCGCTTTTTCGCACCAAATAAAAATAAGTAGAGGTCAAATTATGCCGCTAACAGAATGGCAGCTACTTAAAATAATGCCCAACGCCCGCTCCCAAGCGGGCGTTTTCATTTCCGCCCTGAACACCGCCATGTCTCACCGCAACATCAACACCCCCAAACGCATCGCCGCCTTCCTCGCGCAAGTCGGTCACGAATCGGGGCAGTTGCAGTACGTACGTGAACTGGGCAGTACTCAATACCTGAGCAAATACGACACCGGCACCCTGGCCACCCGTTTAGGCAACACTCCAGAACCCGACGGCGACGGTCAAAAATACCGTGGCCGTGGCCTGATCCAGATCACCGGCCGCAACAACTACCGGCAATGCAGTCTCGGCCTGTTTGGCGATGAACGTCTGCTGTCTCTGCCTGAACTGCTGGAGCAGCCCCAATGGGCGGCCGAATCAGCGGCATGGTTCTGGGAGCAGAACAGCTTGAATGAACTGGCTGACCGCGATCAGTTCAACAGCATTACCCGCCGTATCAACGGCGGGTTGAACGGTTTGCAGGATCGACTGGAACTCTGGGCGCGGGCGAGGGCGGTGCTGTGCCAGGCGTCGGTCTGATCGGCTGGCGACTGATCGGTCTGCTGGTGTTGGCCGGTTGTTCGGCGGCATTGGCCTGGCAGTTTCAGGATTGGCGCTACGGCCGGCAACTGGCGGAGCAGGCCAGGCTGCACGCCGAGACCCTTAATCAACTGATTCTGACCGACGCGACCCAGCAACAGGCCGAGCAGGACAAGCGTCTGACTCTGGAGCAGCGGCTGTCGGCCAGTGAACAAACCCATTATCGAGCGCTTAGCGATGCCGAACGTGATCAAGGTCGCCTGCGCGATCGTCTTGCCACTGCTGATGTGCGCTTGTCAGTCCTCCTCGATGCCAATGACGCTGCCTCAGCCTGTGCAGTGCCAGCCGCCTCCGGCACCGGCGGCGTGGATCATGGCGCCCCGCGAGCCCGACTTGACCCGGCGCATGCTCAACGAATTATCGCCATCACCAACGCAGGCCATATCGGACTGATTGCCCTGCAGGCGTGTCAGGCCTATGTCAGAGCCCTCGCTCGCTAACATTTTGATCGATCCTGAACCTTGCAAGCGTGATCGGCTCGTGTACGGTAGGCCTCATTCCGCTCGATCAGGAGAGAGCCGTGAAAGATATCACTCAGCTGGCCGCTGAACTTGGCAGACGCTTGCAGGTTCTTAATGCCCACGTCACCACCGCCGAATCCTGTACCGGTGGCGGGATTGCCGAGGCGATCACCCGAATACCGGGGAGTTCAGCGTGGTTCGAGGCCGGTTATGTCACGTACTCCAACCGCCAGAAAACCCAGCAATTGGACGTCCCGGCTGAGTTGTTTCCAACTGTCGGGGCGGTCAGTCGCGAGGTGGTCGAGGCCATGGTTCGCGGTGCGCAGGAAAAAAGCCGGGCGCGTTTTGCCGTGGCGGTCAGCGGTGTAGCCGGGCCGGATGGCGGTTCGCCGAGCAAGCCTGTGGGCACGGTATGGCTGGCCTGGGGCGTCGGTGAGCAGATGTTCAGCGAGGTGCAGTACTTTCCCGGTAACCGTGACGAGGTCCGCCGACAAACGGTGAAGGCCGCGCTAGAGGGGCTGCTGCGGCATGCCACTGGAGAAATCTCAAATCAGGGGTAGGCGATCCTGAAACGCTGTGGAATAATACTGGCTACTTATACAGGTGTTGGCCGTCAGGCCTTATTGATTACGTGAGGACTTTAATGGACGACAACAAGAAGAAAGCCTTGGCTGCGGCCCTGGGTCAGATCGAACGTCAATTCGGCAAGGGTGCCGTAATGCGTATGGGCGATCAGGACCGTCAGGCGATCCCGGCTATTTCCACTGGCTCTCTGGGTCTGGACATCGCGCTCGGCATTGGCGGTCTGCCAAAAGGCCGTATCGTTGAGATCTACGGTCCTGAATCCTCCGGTAAAACCACGCTGACACTGTCGGTGATCGCCCAGGCTCAAAAAGCCGGCGCGACCTGCGCATTCGTCGACGCCGAACACGCCCTCGACCCTGAGTACGCCGGTAAATTGGGCGTCAACGTCGATGACCTGCTGGTTTCCCAACCGGACACCGGCGAGCAGGCCCTGGAAATCACCGACATGCTGGTGCGTTCCAACGCGGTTGACGTGATCATCGTCGACTCCGTGGCCGCTCTGGTGCCAAAGGCTGAAATCGAAGGCGAAATGGGCGACATGCACGTTGGCCTGCAAGCCCGTCTGATGTCCCAGGCGCTGCGTAAAATCACCGGTAACATCAAGAACGCCAACTGCCTGGTGATCTTCATCAACCAGATCCGTATGAAAATCGGCGTGATGTTCGGCAGCCCGGAAACCACCACTGGTGGTAACGCGCTGAAGTTCTACGCATCGGTTCGTCTGGACATCCGCCGTACTGGTGCGGTGAAAGAAGGTGATGAAGTCGTCGGTAGCGAAACCCGCGTCAAAGTCGTGAAGAACAAGGTGGCTTCGCCGTTCCGTCAGGCCGAGTTCCAGATTCTTTACGGCAAGGGCATCTACCTCAACGGTGAGATGATCGACCTGGGTGTTCTGCACGGTTTCGTCGAGAAATCCGGTGCATGGTATGCCTACGAAGGCACCAAGATCGGTCAGGGCAAGGCCAACTCGGCCAAGTTCCTGGCGGACAACCCGGAGATCGCCGCGAAACTTGAGAAGCAACTGCGCGACAAGCTGTTGACTCCAGCGCCGGACGTCAAAGCATCGCCAGTCAAAGAGACGGCTGATGACCTGGCTGACGCTGATATCTGATTGATCCGATGACCGCCGTACTCGATACACTCGTCGCGGTGCGGCGAACCGCAATGGACCTGCTCGCGCGACGCGAGCACGGTCGAGTCGAGCTGACGCGTAAACTGCGTCAGCGCGGCGCCCTCCCTGAAATGATCGACACAGCACTCGACCGCTTGACGGAAGAGGGCCTGTTGTCCGAGTCCCGTTACCTCGAGAGCTTTGTTTCCTACCGTGCCCGTTCCGGTTATGGCCCTTTGCGAATTCGTGAAGAGTTGAGCCAGCGTGGCCTGCAACGTACCGACATCGAACTGGCGTTACGCGAGAGCGGTATCAACTGGCAGGAACAACTGGAAGACACCTGGCGGCGCAAATTTTCCGGGCATTTACCGATAGACGCCCGGGAACGTGCCAAACAGGGCAGGTTCCTGAGTTATCGGGGATATTCCATGGAAATGATCAGCCGCTTGTTCAGCGGCCGAGGGATGGACGATTGAATGAACGGCTCGCTATTTCGATAGTGGGCCGTTTTTTTTTGCCTCACGTTACCTTGGACGGTTCCCGTGTGCGTTGTTGCGCCTGGGGTTTGGATTGGGCCCAGTTTTCCGGCAGGTTGATGTAATCCACCAACTCCCGCAGACGGCCATGATCACGGGCGTTGAAGGTGAAGGCCAGTCGCGCCAGATGGCTGAACTGCGCTTCGTCGTGCTCCTCACCGCTGTAGGCGTGCTGATGGAAATGATCGCTCAGGCACAGGTCGGCGAATGCCTCCTGCATGTGTTCAAGCGCCCGGTCGCTGAGTTTGTGGTTCATGCGAATCACGAACTGATGCTTGAGCCAGCGGCTGGAGTGGAAGTTGCTGTAGAACTGATTGATCTGCTCCACTGCCTCTTCGGCACTGTAGACCAGACTCAACAGCTTCATGTCGGTTGGCAGGATGTAACGATTTTCCTCCAGTTGCTGGTGAATGAAGTCCAGCGCGCCTTGCCAGAACTTGCCGCCCGGCGCATCCAGTAGCACCACGGGCACCAATGGGCTTTTGCCAGTCTGAATCAGGGTCAGTACTTCCAGCGCTTCATCCAGCGTACCGAAACCGCCTGGGCACAGCACCAGCGCATCGGCCTCCTTGACGAAGAACAGCTTGCGGGTAAAGAAAAAGTGGAAGGGCAGCAGATTACCAGTGCCATTGACCGTGGGATTGGCATGTTGCTCGAAGGGCAGGGTGATATTGAATCCCAGGCTGTGTTCCAGGCCGGCACCTTCGTGGGCCGCCGCCATGATGCCGCCGCCGGCACCGGTGATGACCATCATGTCCGAGCGCGCCAGAGCGGCGCCAAGTTCTCGGGCCAAACCATACAGTGGGTGTTCTATCGGCGTGCGGGCCGACCCGAAAACGGTGACTTTGCGTCGTCCCTTGAACTGCTCCAGCACACGGAAGGCATGCTCGAGTTCGCGCAGGGCTTGCAGGGTGATCTTGGCATTCCAGCGGTTGTGATCTTCCTGGGCCATGCGCAGCACAGTCAGGATCATGTCGCGGTAAATCGGGATGTTGGGGCTGTTGGGTGAAACCAGGTTGAGTTGTTCTTCGACCTTGCTGGTGAGGTCGTGGCCGCTTTCTTGAAAATGACGGCTCAGGAGGTCATTCGGTTGGTAAGGCATTCAACTTCTCCTTCTGCACAGAACCCTTGGCCCGACAAAACAATCGTCGGCGCCGCGACACCCCTTGTGTCGCTGTCTGCCCAAGCCCTTGCCTGGGCGCTCCATCTGACTCGGTTGCAATCGAGCCATCCATACGGGCTCTGCTTATCCCTTGAATGAAAGAAACGTTCGCACAATAAGACACGCAATGGGCAGCCCCTTTTCTGCCCTGAAAAAAATCAACGTGAACACTATGAATTTAGACCCTCGCAACGATTTGCGCTGCCTGATCATTGCGCCGCAAAGTCTTTCCTGGCAATCGCTTATTGACCATTTGCAAGGTGCTTTCACCGCTCGTCTGAACGCAAGCCATCTGTCCTGCGCTCTGATTTACTAAGTTACAGGCGTGACACGACAGCTTTGCGTCAATGGCAGGACGCAACGATCAAGCAATTCAGGGATTTATCGCGTGATCAACGACGATCAATGCGTGCAAGGAGGCGGGAAACCATGCCCAGAGTCACTCTGGAGATCGATGCGCAACTGTATCGATTGCTGAAATTATCAGCCGAGACCAATCATTTGAGTCTCGAAGAGGAGTGCTGCCGGCGTCTGGAGGGCGGGGAGCGACGTTCGCGCTACTTGCAGGCGCTGTTGGCAGAACTGCGCGCCGAGGATGAACAGCGGCGCGCCAATTCCCGTTGATTACTTTTTCTTGGTCGGTGTGGCTTTCGGGCAATCTGATTCCTGGAAGCTTGCGGAGCCGACCGGGCGATTGGTCTTCACTTCGGTAAAGTCGTAACGCATGATCGCACCCTTGGCCATCAGCTTGCGGAACCCCTCGTTTCTGCAGACGGAGGCGCCAAGCTGGAAGTACACGGCTTTCGGATCGGCGCGCATCTTGTCGGCGTGGCTGCTCTGAACGCTCAGGTGATTGATCAGCTGATTGCCTTCGACGGTATAACCCTGATCCAGAAGATCTTCGTTGATCGCCCGTGGAGTGCCGACGCTGCTTTGTACGGCGACGTTTCGCAGCTCTCTATTCAGATTCTGCTCACTCAAGGATGCAGCCTGAGCGTTGAAGGACGACGCCAGCAGAATGGCAGCGGTGGGAACGATAAGGCGCAGCATGAAACTCTCCTGGTTCAGTGACTGGTGGTTCGACCAGCCACGTGACTGTGCGTTCAGTGGCGGCGAATTATAGGGGAGGTGGTCTGGTCGGTACAGGCTTGCGCTGGCCGCTCTGGTAAACTGCTGGCCTTTATTGCCTTGCCGAGTGCCGTTTGTGTCGAGTTTTCCTGTCTGCCGGTGTTGCTCACGATGAACCACGCCCCCAACGCCGTAGCCCGCTTGCGTGATCAGCGAGAGGAAGAGGGCATCAAACCGATTCAGGCCCGCGGCTGGCGGGCAACCCGTTGCCGTGCCTGCCGTGTAATCGAGAGCCACTGCCTATGCGCCTGGCGTCCGCAGGTCGACACCCGTAGCGGCGTGTGCCTGATCATGACCAATAAAGAAGTGTTTAAACCAAGCAACACCGGTTGGCTGATTGCCGATGTGGTGCGCGACAACCATGCATTCATTTGGTCGCGCACGGAAGTCGATGAACAACTGCTGGCGCTGTTGGCCGACCCACAATGGCAACCCTATCTGGTGTTTCCGGGCGAATACGTCGAGCCTGAGCGAGTTACCCACAGCGTCGAGGTCGATAGCACCAGGCGCCCACTGTTTATTCTGCTGGACGCCACCTGGACCGAAGCCCGGAAGATTTTCCGGAAAAGCCCCTATTTTGATGCGTTGCCGATTCTGAGCCTGCTTCCTGAGAAGCTTTCACGGTACCGATTGCGCAGGTCCACTCGCAGCGAGCACCTGTGCACGGCCGAAGTGGCGGCGCTGTGCCTCGATCTTGCCGGTGATACAGACGCTGCATCGGCACTGGACGCTTATTTTGATGTGTTCAGCCAGCATTACCTGGACGCTAAACATCAGCTGGATATGAATGTTGCAACACCGGCCCACGCCGAGCTGATGCCCTTTGTACAGCACGCGGCGCCCGTCATCTGCTGAGCATCGCCCATACTGCAAAGAACCAGGCTCGCTGGCGGGGCCAC
The Pseudomonas lini DNA segment above includes these coding regions:
- a CDS encoding phage tail protein, giving the protein MDYPKSVPNIGLVNGMFVDEDPIAGTPGSLVPSVWGNGVTQEILSVISSVGLTPAEADNNQLLKAIKLMMTKASPMLSLVKNFTASKVLTSEDLGLILVSGASETITLTLPAVDATLGIRDVIIRRLDNSGSRLLVQCSGTDTIKFHTHLRATGYPFLVLMGAGDWWHLRSDASGSWWPVGRFDNTALGRPVFETTTLFSPGGYGALNGTVLYRNEWPWLWDHAQQSGMLRTESARVGYEGGWTSGDGVSTFRGPEGRGEFLRVLDESRGVNPGRVAGSRETDTLQEHGHALLNQSKGTTSTTLNSGNQMNANIAEIGVNAGASTNRWVVVEGMIGGRSSNETRPLNIAYPGRIKVI
- a CDS encoding tail fiber assembly protein; translated protein: MVNYLIDDVQALIGPVVFPVIPGLGALQPSNSIAFVDVLETPAVGFIWALVEGEVTQVPDRRGTVYRVDTGASEQWVALGELPAGLTEQVWPGAFHVWGDGAWQFDESAKRDSEAAMVLADRDSYLRDAVLRIAPLQYAVDLGDATQQEQSTLQGWKRYCVALSRIEQQVGFPFEVEWPILAIAEPKEPTKSLLSLFRTK
- a CDS encoding glycoside hydrolase family 19 protein, with the translated sequence MPLTEWQLLKIMPNARSQAGVFISALNTAMSHRNINTPKRIAAFLAQVGHESGQLQYVRELGSTQYLSKYDTGTLATRLGNTPEPDGDGQKYRGRGLIQITGRNNYRQCSLGLFGDERLLSLPELLEQPQWAAESAAWFWEQNSLNELADRDQFNSITRRINGGLNGLQDRLELWARARAVLCQASV
- a CDS encoding lysis system i-spanin subunit Rz, which translates into the protein MPGVGLIGWRLIGLLVLAGCSAALAWQFQDWRYGRQLAEQARLHAETLNQLILTDATQQQAEQDKRLTLEQRLSASEQTHYRALSDAERDQGRLRDRLATADVRLSVLLDANDAASACAVPAASGTGGVDHGAPRARLDPAHAQRIIAITNAGHIGLIALQACQAYVRALAR
- a CDS encoding CinA family protein, giving the protein MKDITQLAAELGRRLQVLNAHVTTAESCTGGGIAEAITRIPGSSAWFEAGYVTYSNRQKTQQLDVPAELFPTVGAVSREVVEAMVRGAQEKSRARFAVAVSGVAGPDGGSPSKPVGTVWLAWGVGEQMFSEVQYFPGNRDEVRRQTVKAALEGLLRHATGEISNQG
- the recA gene encoding recombinase RecA, yielding MDDNKKKALAAALGQIERQFGKGAVMRMGDQDRQAIPAISTGSLGLDIALGIGGLPKGRIVEIYGPESSGKTTLTLSVIAQAQKAGATCAFVDAEHALDPEYAGKLGVNVDDLLVSQPDTGEQALEITDMLVRSNAVDVIIVDSVAALVPKAEIEGEMGDMHVGLQARLMSQALRKITGNIKNANCLVIFINQIRMKIGVMFGSPETTTGGNALKFYASVRLDIRRTGAVKEGDEVVGSETRVKVVKNKVASPFRQAEFQILYGKGIYLNGEMIDLGVLHGFVEKSGAWYAYEGTKIGQGKANSAKFLADNPEIAAKLEKQLRDKLLTPAPDVKASPVKETADDLADADI
- the recX gene encoding recombination regulator RecX; this encodes MTAVLDTLVAVRRTAMDLLARREHGRVELTRKLRQRGALPEMIDTALDRLTEEGLLSESRYLESFVSYRARSGYGPLRIREELSQRGLQRTDIELALRESGINWQEQLEDTWRRKFSGHLPIDARERAKQGRFLSYRGYSMEMISRLFSGRGMDD
- a CDS encoding TIGR00730 family Rossman fold protein, with protein sequence MPYQPNDLLSRHFQESGHDLTSKVEEQLNLVSPNSPNIPIYRDMILTVLRMAQEDHNRWNAKITLQALRELEHAFRVLEQFKGRRKVTVFGSARTPIEHPLYGLARELGAALARSDMMVITGAGGGIMAAAHEGAGLEHSLGFNITLPFEQHANPTVNGTGNLLPFHFFFTRKLFFVKEADALVLCPGGFGTLDEALEVLTLIQTGKSPLVPVVLLDAPGGKFWQGALDFIHQQLEENRYILPTDMKLLSLVYSAEEAVEQINQFYSNFHSSRWLKHQFVIRMNHKLSDRALEHMQEAFADLCLSDHFHQHAYSGEEHDEAQFSHLARLAFTFNARDHGRLRELVDYINLPENWAQSKPQAQQRTREPSKVT
- a CDS encoding PA3611 family quorum-sensing-regulated virulence factor yields the protein MLRLIVPTAAILLASSFNAQAASLSEQNLNRELRNVAVQSSVGTPRAINEDLLDQGYTVEGNQLINHLSVQSSHADKMRADPKAVYFQLGASVCRNEGFRKLMAKGAIMRYDFTEVKTNRPVGSASFQESDCPKATPTKKK
- a CDS encoding tRNA-uridine aminocarboxypropyltransferase, which produces MNHAPNAVARLRDQREEEGIKPIQARGWRATRCRACRVIESHCLCAWRPQVDTRSGVCLIMTNKEVFKPSNTGWLIADVVRDNHAFIWSRTEVDEQLLALLADPQWQPYLVFPGEYVEPERVTHSVEVDSTRRPLFILLDATWTEARKIFRKSPYFDALPILSLLPEKLSRYRLRRSTRSEHLCTAEVAALCLDLAGDTDAASALDAYFDVFSQHYLDAKHQLDMNVATPAHAELMPFVQHAAPVIC